AGTCTGTGGGCTCAGGAaaggtggagagaaacaaaatgagaaaaggaCCAAACACTGATATTTATTATGGACAATataaaaaaccttaaaaaagggggaaaaatcccacaaccaaaccaacaagaaatattcaaaattacttttattacaAATGATTTGCAAACACTGGCCtgcagtttaatgtttctgaaagcatccagtcatcagtctccacactgcagccttgagctcctggttcctcaggctgtagatgagggcgttcagggctggaggcaccaccgagtacagaactgacagggccagatccagggatggggaggacatggaggggggcttcaaGTGAGCAAAGATTAGAGTGCTGAGGAAGAGggagaccacagccaggtgagggaggcaggtggaaaaggctttgtgccgtccctgctcagaggggatcctcagcacagccctgaagatctgcacataggagaaaacaatgaacacaaaacagccaaGTCCTAAAGATGCACTAACAGCAATGAGCCCCAGTTGTTTAAACTTggagtgtgagcaggagagcttgaggatctgtgggatttcgCAGAAGAATTGGCCCACgacattgccatggcacaggggcagggaaaatgtattggctgtgtgcagcagagcattgaaaaaggcactggcccaggcagctgctgccatgtgggtacaagctctgctgcccaggagggtcccgtagtgcaggggtttgcagatggacatgTAGTGgtcatagcacatgatggtcaggaggaaaaggtctgctgagatgaagaacataaagaaaaagagctgagcagcacatcctgagtaggagatgtccctggtgtcccagagggaattgtgcatggctttggggacagtggtgcagacggagcccaggtcgctgagggccaggttgagcaggaagaagaacatgggcgtgtgcaggtggtggccgcaggctacggcgctgatgatgaggccgttgcccaggagggcagccagggagatgcccagcaagaggcagaagtgcaggagctgcagctgccgcgtgtctgccaatgccagcaggaggaagtgcctgatggagctgctgttggacatttgctttgccttggcATGGGGATctgtaagaaaaataatcatGGAATAGCTGGGTTTCGAGAGGACTTGaaatatcccagcacagcctcgaggcactttccccccactgcctgcctagggctctgctgcctggagctgcttccctgtgcccagggctgggccctgccagtgctgccagagcccagcccagccctgggggctcagctctgccctgcagacccctcccagctctggcactgcccaggggcagctctggctctgcaggctctgacgGCAACATCACAGGAACcctgaggaggctggaaaagTTTGACATTGACACTGCCTGTGAGGGGTCCTGTGCtgatttctgtcactgcctgctTTATTCAGACCTGagataaaatttttattttttctatacATGAACCAAGAGATGAATATCTACGTGCAATTTTCCATCCCAGCAACCCAAAGCAGTAGATTAataaatttttcccttttatgtaGCCCCTGCCGTGCTCCCTGTATAATCTACTTGGAAACATTCTGCAGTTAAATGCTATGCTGGGAGCAGTCCTGAAGAAGACAGCATCCTCACCACACAAGAACACTTCCAAGCCtgaccagctgtctcctcccacccagatcttgttccccagtgctgggagcagctgccagggctggctgagagctgtccctggcaggcagcagagtccctgcccagcacagcgccctgggctgcaggaccctgctctgcaggacagccctgggcacccctggctgctctgcacgagagacaatcagagaatgtactcacagggtctgcaggcattgggatgttccagctttaggagatggctccaggagctgcatctgcattgtcctgcagccagaggttcctgtgccaagggctggcagtgattctgccccaggcacttctcagctctttcccagccctgactgattgaagctctctgtgcctctgtgctgtgcacaggatggcagcaggcagtgccccagccctgctgggctggagaaaagctgctcatcgagagaaatgtgcttttgaagctcttcttggttaccaggagctgcctctgtgccaggagcccagcccagctcagcagcacagacagagcacaAGGAcattaatgagcctctggggctttgtgctcaggcctgaacatcagtccctgagagggagctgatgAAActtctccagaactccaagtcagaattcaactccaaagtttcttggacttttaatgggtcccactgagaaacacgactgagaaagtgtccccaggccccaggcagagcagagaactggaggcagtgacgacaggtggggacaaagagaagccaagtcttgatgccctggggcacagcagggtctgtgccaccaagggctgtgaggagacaccttgtgctgaggctctggggcctcctggcacagcctcagccaggctgggcactgacAGCCCCACGTCCTGCCCTCATCATCCCCCCAGCCCAaatcccagtggcctcaaggatctgctggaaggagtccctggggagccttgctcagcaatGGCCCTGGGGAATCCTTAATGATCCCTgtagggactgcaggtttttgaaaggactttgggtttggcttttgccttggagtctctgagagctttctgcaatcatggcctccaattatctgctttaattatTCCCTGGAGAGgatttgtcagtaacaac
This is a stretch of genomic DNA from Ammospiza caudacuta isolate bAmmCau1 unplaced genomic scaffold, bAmmCau1.pri scaffold_39, whole genome shotgun sequence. It encodes these proteins:
- the LOC131571891 gene encoding olfactory receptor 14C36-like, which translates into the protein MSNSSSIRHFLLLALADTRQLQLLHFCLLLGISLAALLGNGLIISAVACGHHLHTPMFFFLLNLALSDLGSVCTTVPKAMHNSLWDTRDISYSGCAAQLFFFMFFISADLFLLTIMCYDHYMSICKPLHYGTLLGSRACTHMAAAAWASAFFNALLHTANTFSLPLCHGNVVGQFFCEIPQILKLSCSHSKFKQLGLIAVSASLGLGCFVFIVFSYVQIFRAVLRIPSEQGRHKAFSTCLPHLAVVSLFLSTLIFAHLKPPSMSSPSLDLALSVLYSVVPPALNALIYSLRNQELKAAVWRLMTGCFQKH